A single region of the Polymorphum gilvum SL003B-26A1 genome encodes:
- a CDS encoding efflux RND transporter periplasmic adaptor subunit yields the protein MLQSVEVSKSDQVSPLVATDTDGRRPLVLVLKALVQALVALAVLFGAVQGMRHLVATKPEVKKRPVQEKSYVVETVPVIIADHAPTINLYGEVAAGRQVDLRVLVAGEVTSVNPDLKAGGTILRGEDLIAVDRFDYEGAVTEAKANLLEARARQVELQGRVALQRDNLDRASEQLELAKRDLERAEQLRAGGSVTERTLDERRLLVSQRQQGLEQARNTLAVEEAGVRQQEAAIERLEWRLRQAERNLENTVLRAPFDAVVRTEAAQVGRLVNVNDVVASVYSRDELEVRFTLSDDQYGRLIAESGTIAGRMVEVFWFLGGETMTYTATVDRIGADVARSRGGVDIYARIEAIPDTSPLRPGAFVAISIPDRVYKGTGRIPESAYHADGRVFVVDGQRMATRRVEAVAFDDGYVLVRGDLVDGDKVISTRIPEAGDGILVEEVSASPGQPGAEAAEPPAAAAMNGSEN from the coding sequence GTGCTGCAATCGGTCGAGGTTTCAAAAAGCGATCAGGTTAGCCCACTCGTTGCAACAGACACCGACGGACGCAGGCCCTTGGTCCTTGTACTCAAGGCGTTGGTGCAGGCCCTCGTTGCTCTGGCCGTCCTGTTCGGTGCCGTGCAAGGCATGCGCCATCTCGTCGCAACCAAGCCCGAAGTCAAGAAGCGCCCGGTCCAGGAGAAATCCTACGTCGTTGAAACGGTGCCGGTCATCATCGCGGATCACGCTCCGACCATCAACCTCTACGGCGAGGTGGCCGCAGGGCGCCAAGTCGATCTGCGCGTCCTGGTGGCGGGCGAGGTCACCTCCGTGAATCCGGATCTCAAGGCCGGAGGAACGATCTTGAGGGGTGAGGACCTCATAGCGGTCGACCGGTTCGACTACGAAGGCGCCGTCACCGAAGCGAAGGCGAACCTGCTTGAGGCGAGGGCGCGGCAGGTCGAACTTCAGGGCCGGGTCGCTCTCCAGCGGGACAATCTGGATCGAGCCAGCGAGCAACTGGAACTCGCGAAACGCGATCTGGAACGAGCCGAACAACTCCGTGCCGGCGGATCCGTTACCGAACGGACCCTAGACGAGCGACGGCTGCTGGTGTCGCAGCGCCAGCAAGGCCTGGAGCAGGCCCGCAATACCCTGGCGGTGGAAGAGGCGGGCGTACGGCAGCAGGAAGCCGCGATCGAGAGACTCGAATGGAGGCTGCGCCAGGCGGAGCGAAACCTGGAGAATACGGTTCTGCGCGCTCCCTTCGACGCTGTCGTTCGCACCGAGGCTGCCCAGGTCGGGCGTCTGGTGAATGTCAACGACGTCGTCGCGTCGGTCTATAGCCGGGACGAACTCGAGGTTCGCTTCACCCTGTCGGACGATCAATATGGCAGGCTGATCGCCGAAAGCGGCACGATCGCCGGACGGATGGTGGAGGTCTTCTGGTTTCTCGGCGGCGAGACCATGACTTACACGGCGACAGTGGATCGCATCGGCGCCGACGTTGCGCGCAGTCGCGGTGGCGTCGACATCTATGCGCGGATCGAAGCCATTCCCGATACGAGCCCGCTCCGGCCCGGTGCGTTCGTCGCGATCAGCATACCGGACAGGGTCTACAAGGGCACGGGGCGAATACCCGAAAGCGCATACCATGCCGATGGCCGGGTCTTTGTCGTGGACGGACAGCGCATGGCGACCCGCCGTGTCGAAGCGGTGGCATTCGACGACGGTTACGTTCTGGTTCGCGGAGACCTCGTGGACGGCGACAAGGTCATCAGCACGCGCATACCGGAAGCCGGCGACGGCATTCTGGTCGAAGAGGTCAGCGCGTCGCCGGGCCAGCCCGGCGCAGAAGCGGCCGAGCCGCCGGCCGCGGCGGCAATGAACGGCTCGGAGAACTGA
- a CDS encoding Hsp33 family molecular chaperone, with protein sequence MAFDPAAYGIAPAGADAVRPFAVEGLDVRGRAVALGPVLDQILGRHAYPEPVARLLAEAVVLTSLLGTSLKFEGRFTLQTQTDGPVSMLVVDFSSPDAIRAYARFDQAAFESGSGQDMDTAALLGRGHLAMTVDQGRHMQRYQGLVELDGISLEEVARRYFARSEQIPTEIRLAVGQLFTRREGAGPVRSWTAGGVLVQFLPEAPERMRSPDLHPGDAPEGAAAHEVEEDDAWVEARSLVATVRDDELTDPEVTVERLLFRLFHERGIRIFDPQPIVDRCRCSREKVEGILDSFDPHELSEMVVDDKIVVTCEFCSTKYEFDPER encoded by the coding sequence GTGGCATTCGATCCTGCGGCTTACGGCATTGCGCCAGCCGGTGCTGATGCGGTTCGGCCTTTCGCGGTCGAGGGACTGGATGTGCGCGGCCGAGCGGTTGCGCTCGGCCCCGTCCTCGACCAGATCCTCGGTCGGCATGCCTATCCCGAGCCCGTTGCGCGCCTGCTCGCCGAGGCCGTGGTGTTGACCTCTCTCCTCGGCACGTCGCTGAAGTTCGAGGGACGCTTCACGCTGCAGACGCAGACCGATGGCCCCGTGTCGATGCTGGTGGTCGATTTTTCCTCGCCTGACGCGATCCGCGCCTATGCTCGGTTCGACCAGGCAGCCTTCGAGAGCGGTTCCGGTCAGGACATGGACACGGCCGCGCTTCTCGGCCGCGGGCATTTGGCCATGACGGTCGACCAGGGGCGCCACATGCAGCGCTACCAGGGGCTGGTCGAACTCGACGGCATTTCCCTGGAAGAGGTGGCCCGCCGCTATTTCGCTCGATCCGAACAGATCCCGACCGAGATCCGCCTGGCCGTCGGCCAGTTGTTCACCCGCCGCGAGGGGGCGGGGCCGGTGCGAAGCTGGACTGCCGGAGGCGTCCTGGTGCAATTCCTTCCGGAAGCGCCGGAACGCATGCGCTCGCCGGACCTTCACCCAGGAGACGCGCCGGAGGGGGCAGCGGCACACGAGGTGGAGGAAGACGATGCGTGGGTCGAGGCGCGCAGTCTGGTCGCGACCGTGCGCGACGACGAACTCACCGACCCCGAGGTTACCGTCGAACGCCTCCTGTTCCGTCTCTTCCACGAACGCGGAATCCGGATTTTCGATCCGCAGCCGATCGTGGACCGGTGCCGATGCTCGCGCGAGAAGGTCGAGGGGATCCTGGATAGTTTCGATCCTCACGAGTTGTCGGAGATGGTGGTCGACGACAAGATCGTCGTGACCTGTGAGTTCTGCAGCACGAAGTACGAGTTCGATCCCGAACGCTAG
- the argF gene encoding ornithine carbamoyltransferase → MSRNGSARHFLDLTEFDGDQLRAILERGKQLKAVRNGVRRGEGPLAGKVLAMIFEQPSTRTRISFDVGMRELGGETLMLTGAEMQLGRGETIADTARVLSRFVDAIMIRILDDNDLRELAANATVPVINGLTKKSHPCQIMADLMTFEEHRGPIKGRSVAWTGDSNNVLASWVHAAPRMDFELRIATPPELSPPADLIDRARAEGASIMVTDDPFEAVKGSDCVVTDCWVSMGDDDTQSRHNLLSPYQVNARLMAHAHKDALFMHCLPAHRGEEVTSEVMDGPNSVVFDEAENRLHAQKGILAWCLGGI, encoded by the coding sequence GTGAGTAGGAACGGGAGTGCGCGTCATTTCCTCGATCTGACGGAGTTCGACGGCGACCAGTTGCGCGCGATTCTGGAGCGCGGCAAGCAGTTGAAGGCGGTCCGCAACGGCGTGCGCAGGGGCGAGGGTCCGCTTGCCGGCAAGGTTCTCGCGATGATCTTCGAGCAGCCGTCGACGCGCACACGGATTTCCTTCGATGTCGGCATGCGCGAACTGGGCGGCGAGACGCTGATGCTGACGGGCGCGGAGATGCAACTCGGCCGCGGAGAGACGATCGCCGACACGGCGCGGGTGCTGTCCCGGTTCGTCGATGCCATCATGATCAGGATCCTCGATGACAACGATCTGCGCGAACTGGCAGCCAACGCGACGGTTCCGGTGATCAACGGACTGACCAAAAAGTCCCATCCTTGCCAGATCATGGCCGATCTGATGACCTTCGAGGAGCATCGCGGTCCGATCAAGGGGCGCAGTGTCGCCTGGACCGGCGACAGCAACAACGTGCTGGCCTCGTGGGTGCATGCGGCACCGAGGATGGATTTCGAGTTGCGCATCGCCACTCCGCCCGAGCTTTCGCCGCCTGCCGATCTCATCGACAGGGCGCGTGCCGAAGGCGCATCGATCATGGTTACCGATGATCCGTTCGAGGCGGTGAAGGGCAGCGACTGCGTCGTGACCGACTGCTGGGTTTCGATGGGGGACGACGACACGCAATCTCGCCACAACCTGCTCAGTCCGTACCAGGTCAACGCGCGGCTGATGGCGCACGCCCACAAGGATGCCCTTTTCATGCATTGCCTGCCCGCGCACCGCGGCGAGGAGGTTACCTCCGAGGTCATGGATGGTCCCAATTCCGTGGTGTTCGACGAAGCGGAAAACCGTCTGCATGCGCAGAAGGGCATTCTCGCTTGGTGCCTGGGCGGCATTTGA
- a CDS encoding aspartate aminotransferase family protein, whose product MTASALFGTYARSDLDFDRGEGVWLETTDGRRFLDCGSGIAVNSLGHTHPHLVAALKAQAEKLWHVSNLYHMSGQERLGRRLTEATFADRVFFTNSGAEAMEAAIKTARRYHYANGNPDRYGIITFEGAFHGRTIATIAAGGQAKYLEGFGPKAPGFDQVPAMDLDALRAAIDPNTAAIAIEPIQGEGGIREIPADFLRQLRSICDAEGLLLIFDEIQTGVGRTGKLFAHEWAGVTPDLMAIAKGIGGGFPMGACLATEAAAAGMVPGTHGTTFGGNPLAMAVGNAVLDVVLEPGFLEAVQRKGLLLKQKLAAVVDAHPAVFQEVRGRGLMLGLKCTPPAGEVLAKARANGLLMVPAGDNVLRVMPPLIISDEEIAEAVARIDAAASALEQQMSKEGAVA is encoded by the coding sequence ATGACGGCGTCGGCACTTTTCGGCACCTATGCACGGTCGGATCTGGATTTCGACCGCGGAGAAGGGGTTTGGCTGGAGACGACCGACGGCCGCCGATTCCTCGATTGCGGCTCCGGCATCGCCGTCAACTCGCTCGGCCACACCCACCCCCATCTCGTCGCCGCGCTCAAGGCGCAGGCCGAGAAGCTGTGGCACGTGTCGAACCTCTATCACATGTCCGGCCAGGAAAGGCTGGGGCGCAGGCTGACGGAGGCGACCTTCGCCGACCGTGTCTTCTTCACCAATTCCGGCGCCGAGGCGATGGAAGCGGCGATCAAGACCGCACGCCGCTACCACTATGCGAACGGCAATCCGGACCGCTACGGCATCATCACGTTCGAAGGCGCGTTCCACGGCCGCACGATCGCGACCATCGCGGCCGGCGGACAGGCGAAGTATCTCGAGGGCTTCGGCCCGAAGGCGCCGGGCTTCGACCAGGTTCCGGCGATGGATCTCGACGCGCTGCGCGCCGCGATCGACCCGAACACGGCCGCGATTGCCATCGAGCCGATCCAGGGCGAGGGCGGCATCCGTGAGATCCCGGCCGACTTCCTGCGCCAGTTGCGCAGCATCTGCGACGCGGAAGGGCTGCTGCTGATCTTCGACGAGATCCAGACCGGTGTCGGCAGGACCGGAAAGCTGTTCGCGCACGAATGGGCGGGTGTGACCCCCGACCTGATGGCGATCGCCAAGGGCATCGGCGGCGGCTTCCCAATGGGCGCCTGCCTGGCGACGGAAGCGGCGGCGGCGGGAATGGTGCCCGGCACGCACGGCACGACCTTCGGCGGCAATCCGCTCGCCATGGCCGTCGGCAATGCGGTCCTGGACGTCGTCCTGGAGCCGGGCTTCCTCGAGGCAGTCCAGCGCAAGGGCCTGCTGCTCAAGCAGAAGCTCGCCGCTGTCGTCGATGCGCATCCAGCGGTGTTCCAGGAGGTGAGGGGCCGTGGACTGATGCTCGGCCTGAAATGCACCCCGCCGGCGGGCGAGGTACTGGCGAAGGCACGTGCCAACGGACTGCTGATGGTTCCCGCGGGCGACAATGTCCTGCGCGTCATGCCGCCGCTTATCATCAGCGACGAGGAGATCGCCGAAGCCGTGGCCCGCATCGATGCCGCCGCGTCGGCACTCGAGCAGCAGATGTCGAAGGAAGGAGCCGTGGCGTGA
- a CDS encoding GcrA family cell cycle regulator codes for MSWTTERVDLLKKLWGEGLSASQIAAELGGITRNAVIGKVHRLGLSGRAKTQAPASKPRRKNGGGQGAGSRPVQSQPQSRGATALKLDVEAIPQAKQEVEPVAELVPMAERATILTLTERTCKWPIGDPGSEDFYFCGRHSEPGVPYCPYHCRIAYQPVNDRRRDRKSARG; via the coding sequence ATGAGTTGGACGACTGAACGCGTGGACCTTTTGAAGAAGCTGTGGGGCGAAGGTCTGAGCGCCAGCCAGATCGCCGCCGAGCTCGGCGGCATCACGCGCAACGCCGTGATCGGAAAAGTGCACCGCCTCGGTCTGTCCGGCCGGGCCAAGACGCAGGCGCCGGCGAGCAAGCCGCGGCGGAAAAACGGGGGCGGACAGGGGGCGGGGAGCCGGCCGGTGCAGAGCCAGCCGCAGAGCCGCGGGGCGACCGCGCTGAAGCTCGACGTCGAGGCAATTCCCCAGGCAAAACAAGAGGTTGAGCCGGTCGCGGAACTGGTTCCGATGGCCGAGCGGGCGACCATCCTGACGCTCACCGAACGCACCTGCAAATGGCCGATCGGCGATCCCGGCAGCGAGGATTTCTACTTCTGCGGCCGCCATTCGGAACCGGGCGTGCCCTACTGCCCGTACCATTGCCGCATTGCCTATCAACCGGTTAACGACCGCCGCCGCGACCGCAAGAGCGCCCGCGGCTGA
- the phoB gene encoding phosphate regulon transcriptional regulator PhoB, with protein MPKVLIVEDEEPLSLLLRYNLEAEGYAVEACERGDEAEIRLRESQPDLLLLDWMLPGLSGIELCRRLRARAETERLPVIMLTARGEEAERIRGLATGADDYVVKPFSVPELMARVRAILRRARPEVVSTMLRSGDIELDRETHRVRRGGKEIHLGPTEFRLLEFLMTSPGRVFSREQLLDGVWGHDVYVDERTVDVHVGRLRKAINRGKVKDPIRTVRGAGYAFNDQFAAA; from the coding sequence TTCTGATCGTTGAGGACGAGGAGCCGCTGAGCCTGTTGCTGCGGTACAATCTGGAGGCCGAGGGCTATGCGGTCGAGGCCTGCGAGCGCGGCGACGAGGCCGAGATCCGCCTGCGCGAGAGCCAGCCGGACCTGCTGCTTCTCGACTGGATGCTGCCTGGCCTGTCGGGCATCGAGCTGTGCCGGCGTCTGCGCGCGCGCGCCGAGACCGAGCGCCTGCCGGTGATCATGCTGACCGCCCGCGGCGAGGAGGCCGAGCGCATCCGCGGCCTGGCCACCGGCGCCGACGACTATGTGGTCAAGCCGTTCTCGGTGCCCGAACTGATGGCGCGCGTGCGCGCGATCCTGCGCCGTGCCCGGCCCGAGGTCGTCTCGACCATGCTGCGCTCGGGCGACATCGAGCTCGACCGCGAGACCCATCGCGTGCGGCGCGGCGGCAAGGAGATCCATCTCGGCCCGACCGAGTTCCGCCTGCTCGAGTTCCTGATGACCTCGCCCGGCCGCGTGTTCTCGCGCGAGCAGCTGCTCGACGGCGTCTGGGGCCACGACGTCTATGTCGACGAGCGCACCGTCGACGTCCATGTCGGTCGGCTCAGGAAGGCGATCAACCGCGGCAAGGTGAAGGACCCGATCCGCACCGTTCGCGGCGCCGGCTACGCCTTCAACGACCAGTTCGCCGCCGCCTGA